The following are encoded together in the bacterium genome:
- a CDS encoding EutN/CcmL family microcompartment protein, giving the protein MKLGRVCGTVVATVKDPALAGLRLRLIQPATAEAWSSRAIVAVDTVSVRDGDVVIWISAREATLA; this is encoded by the coding sequence ATGAAACTGGGACGCGTCTGCGGTACGGTGGTCGCCACGGTGAAAGATCCGGCCCTGGCCGGGTTGCGACTGCGACTGATTCAGCCAGCAACCGCGGAGGCATGGTCGTCGCGGGCGATCGTCGCTGTCGACACCGTGAGCGTGCGCGACGGCGATGTGGTGATCTGGATTTCTGCCCGCGAGGCCACCTTGGCC